GCTGCTACAAAGCCcgggtgtgagagagaaagctaGAGAGGATTGTACAGGCACTTGCGTACCATCAACACCAGTCAGAAAGGATAAGGAAAAGGTAAGGGCCAAAGataaagaggagagggagaaggggaaagacagggagaagaaggaaaaagagagggggaaagagaaggAGCGGGATAAGAAAGACAGGCCCAAGgaccgggagagagacaaggagagggtcagggagagggagaaaaccAAACCTGTGGGTGTGACCTTGACACACCCACTGATCCAAgtcaagaagaaggaggaggacgggaCGCGAGAGGGCAGTGGTCACTCAACGCTCCCCTTTCAGAAGGAGGACAGGGGGTCCAAAGAGCCTGAGTCGGCCTCCAAAGCGCCGTCTCAGGTCAAGAGAGACAAGGAGCATGACAAAGAGCGGCCCAGCGCTCCGCCTCACACCAGGCCGGAGAGGGAGGACTCTAAAGAGGGCAGCTTGCATCGACACAAGCCCTCCCAcgggaagaaggagaagagcagCCACAGGGAAGGGAAGGACAGCCAAGCCCGGAGCAAGACGGCCAGAGAGGACGGAAAGCCAGGCCCCCTCAAACAAAGTCACGTCAAGAAGGAGGGAAAGAAGGACAAGGAAATCAACAACAAGGAAGAGCGAAAGAAGACCAACGCCGCTCAGGGTTTTGCTCCGCCGCCCGACCACAAACCCACACCACGAACACTCATCACCTTTGACCTCTTCAAGCCTATGGACGCTCACCAAACGCTGCCTGTGTCCTACACAGACACGCGAGTCAAGAGTCACCATCACGGTGAATCGCGAGGCACGTCCGGCTCCAGGTTCGGAGCGGACAGTCGGACATTAACGCCCTCAAAAGTACCCAAAGCTAAGGACCCAAAGCAGGCGAAAGCCACGCCGAACTCTGAGTCCCAGCTGTTGTTAAAACAGCCCCTTAAACCACACACCCCCCAAACCCAGAAGGACTTTTTAATATGAATGTCTCAGCGTTTGGTTGTCTTTCTACTGTACAACTTCGCCAAGGCTGTGTGGAAGTGTCATTTTTTTTAACCGCACCCTTCCTTCATATATGATCATGTTCTAAAATCTGTTTGGCCAAAGGACACATTCCATTGGATAGCTCACACCAACAGTCACTATGGTGATCTGAACAGAGGAGGTACTTTAAATGGGTGCTGAAGCAAGAATGTAAGTTAAATAGCAACATTTTCTGTTGGTTGGCGAATGTATGTAGGCTTTTTTAATCAGTGACCCATCAACTGTTAGGTACTCAACCAGACCGTCTGCAAACATCTGGTCTTTCTCTTCTGCTATAGGAAACCCCAATGTTTGAAACACTTCATGCCCCTGatagggatttttttttttacatattgcTGTAGTCTTACCAGTTTTTAGTTTAAACactttgaaatgttttctgACTGGATTCACTGACTCACAGGGCTGTAAATACTACTGTACAGTATAGATGTATTAGCATTAAGGTGAGAAAATGTATACAGATAttgcatatattttttgtaaGATGAGTTTTATTTTCCATAGAACTTATTTATATCATTTACTGTCAGTTTTTATTTGAAACCAATGTACGTGAGAATtttgtaaatacattttatttcctAAGGTAAGACTTGGTAGTGTGATTTATACTCCAAAACTCTCAATAAATGGTTCAGAATATTTTGTGTGCATTCTTTGTGTTAAGACAAGTTTTAAATCGTAGAAGGACCATGGTATTTCCAAGATGAAGGAAAGATTGAGAGCCTAATGCCGGCTTCTCCGACGACGCTACTCAATGCTACAACCAGTATGTTTTTAAAATGCCTTTAGGGGTAGGaacgtttgtttttttttggccaGTGATGATTCCAAATTCTGAGTATCTCAGGTTGCCAGATATTAAATAAAGGGGCACCGTTTGTGCAGCATTGGACGTAAAACAAACTAAATGTATCCAGATATACTAGATTTGACGCAAGCAAAAAAAGCCTGGTAAAAACCGGTCGATCGAGATCTGGCGCTGCAATTGATAGATGGAGAAAGCTTAGAACAGAAGGCTTTCAAGACCGATGCAGCATGAACTTGTTTATAATATGCAAACAATAAATTGCAAGTGTATTAACTCATCTTACAATGTAGGACTCGTCGCTCATCAGTGTCGAAATATAATTGCTCTCGTACCAAATTATATTGCAGTCGTGTAGGCAGTGTAACTCAACCTGGCAACCTGCTTGAGTCtcggcaggaggggggcggagaCAACTCTTCAAATGATGAATTTGGACTGCAGTACCCATTTTGGGCGTTCGATGTCAATGTTACATCTACCATTAATATATCATGCAGAAATCTGAGAAAAGGCAATATTCCAATGATGTATATTAAGTTCTTGTTTCCTCCATGTGACGTTTCAGTCCCGTTTGGTGTATGCTAAAACGACTCCCGAAATACATAAGATGCATACATCGATTTGTCGACACAATAATCAAGTCAACTGTTTTAAACAGTGTATTTGGTAAAGCACGTACAAAAATGGTATGTAGTGTACCAGTTCTCAGATATGTGAAGTGCACCACATAAAATGAACTGACTTTTACGAAAATGGTTTGtaacaatgaatgaataaaaatagtTGTGCAGTGTAACAAAGTTTCCCTTCAAGCATATCTTTAGtggttaaaaaacaaacaaaaaaaaactccaATCTTCATCCTCAATTTGTCCTGGAGGAAGTGAAATATGACCCTAGTAGTCCATTCCTCATTCCCTTCTGTAGTGGAACACGCTGTGACCCAGTTCTACTAACGCCCCAACCAACAGGGTCCAGAGAGGTATGCACACCACGCTCAGCCAAATGTCCGTGAGCTTCTCCAGGCGGGAACACAGCGCCAAGCAAAAGCCAAGTTTCAGCAGCAGTGCTATGAGGTACCACATTGTGCGCGGCAGGTTCTGATGTCCATCTCGCGGGTTCAACGCTTGTTTACAACGACCTGCCATCCTCGCGACCAGCATGAGGATGAGAATCGCGTCAAAGGTCCAAATGGGAAGGAATATGAGAAACCAGTTCCAGTCGATATTAGAGTCCAGCTTGAGAACCAGCATGATGaggaagacgagggcaaaaaaCCAACTCAGCAGCACCCGCTGGACCAGGGACATTTTCATTTACGGCGGGCCGTCTGTGTCCAATAGGCCAAGCAAGGAAACCTGTTTTGAAATGGTGCAATTAATCACATTTGAATAGCAGTGCAAAAATATTGTTAATGCCAATCTCAACGTCCCCATGACACCTACAACACATGTTTATTTGACAATATGGACTAATGCAGaaaaaatataaactaaacaAATGCAGATATTGCATGCATATCTAGGACCACGTACATGACACtcaaaagacacacgcacacgtttaAATTAAAGTTTGCAATAATGAACACGGCATTTACGGACTCTACTAAGTTAAAACGTTAAAAACCAAGCGGGTACGTTAAAAACCAGTCGGGTTTCCAGCCTGATCATGCCATGCTGTCAACCTTGTTCAGTTGCTGTGACGTCACCGATACCAACGTCAAGGAAATCGGAGGTCGGAAATTACCTATACCGATTTCTACGTTTAACAACGTAACAATGTTCTTAATTGTACTAAACGCAGTGTTAGTAAGATTATATACTCAAGAATAACTATCTATAATAGCAGTCGCGTTGGCTTTGTATATGACCACAAACGAGTAAACGATACGAGTAAAAGTTTGAATATGTGTTATCCTACCACGTCAAGTGACTCTCAAATAGATTATACGAAAGCATACAGTCTGAATGATCCACTGTACCCCACCTGCTGACTTTCAGTGCGTTAATGCAAAATGTGGTAGCGGTACCAACCAATACATACATGGGTACCAACTAGAGCAGGAAGGCAGGGAAGATCACGAACGCGTTGGAGAAGTGGAAATGCAACTGCGACGTAACATGTTCCGGCGGTATTTTCAAAGTTAAAGCATAGGTCCTCGACTTCTTTTATTGGTGGTCTAAccattttattggtcgtctagCCAACGCGCAATTGCTGCCATCTACTTTTTATTCAAAGAATAATTAAATCTGTACAAAACTTAAAACATTCCTTCAAAGCATAGAATAAAAACTAAACATTTCACTTATTTTAGAAAAAAGACCAGCAAGGATGATTTAATGTAAATTTTTATGTACTGTACTAGTATAACAAATGTATAGAAATAACAATCTTGGATAAAACATCCTAGATATCACAGACTAtcaaaaaaagtacaaaaccTTTGAGGTAAAACATCATTGCAAAAAGCTTAGGTTAACAGCCTTTATCAAAATGGTTATTCATATTAATTTATAAACTTACTTCACAACATCTAGTCATtctaaaaataacacaaaagatTTTTATTTACAAGTTACTGGTGCCACAAAATACAGTGTTTGAGACAACAATCAAATgtgtaaacaataaacaatcatTCCTCAATTGTCTATTATAGAATGCCGGATTAAGAGATGTCTTCAAATGTATTATGCTTACAGCAATAACTTATGCGTTATTAAAGTTCAAACCAGTCAACATTTGTGTCAGACACAAATAAGCTAAGAGCACACAAACCTCTCAAAATTTCTaagcaaaatgaaaaaatgctTGCAAATTTCAAGTTAGCAAAATGGTCAATAGAATCCTACAAGGCAGATCAGATCAAAAGAACATAGCTTTTACTTCCATATAAAACTCAGAAAAAGAGCAGTGCCCTTGGCCAGGAAATCTGCTTACACAATGGAATAGTTTCTAAAAGCAGTCAAAAAAATGTGTACCCATTTCCAAGTGACCAAATTCCAAACCCCAATATCAAGACAGGAATAAATGTAGGAGGGATGCGATTTGATTAAGGGACCATTTGGATGACACCCCGTGGAAGCAATCCATGTAATTTGTCATCCGGGACTATTATGCCGGCCCCCCTGTCGGCGTCCCTCAGGTTCACCCGAGAGGGTTGTTTCTCTCTCCGTACCCTGCTCCCCCGGCTCCCTTCATGTCTAGACGGTGCTCTGTCTGTCCTGACCGTACCCCTCTGACTCTGGTCCCTTGGGCGTGAAATCGATGAAGATGCCTTCTGAGGTGGTGGAGTCCTCGGAGTCCACCGCACCGCCGATGACGGTCTCGGGGCTGGACGTGCcgctggtggggctgggggaggcggcCCTGCGGAGGTCGCTGAGCGTGGtggtggccggggtgccgtGGAGGAGCCCTGCCGAGCGAAGCGGGTGGATGCAGGAGGACGGGTGGCAGAGGGACAGCTCCACCGCGCTGGAGCCGGCGTGCAGCAGCCCTGTGGGGGTCGTCACACAGTGGGAGAACTAAGTGCACCGGGAACGTTCAAGTCATTCAGGTCCAGAGTGCTTTACCACTCCGGAGGGAAATCCTTAGGGAGGTCGAGGTGAATACAAGCATCTAAAAGTTGATAACGTTTTCGTACAGTACACTTGAGATTACTATGGTGTGCTTGTTTGATTAAGAGGAAAAATCCAATACATCTCACAAATCTGAAGGGGAACGATCAGGGAAACCCTGAATAATGGCACATAGAGTCATATTGATATTGCTTTAGTGCTGTAAGTCTTTTGCCATTAGGACGTCCGACCCCTACCGTTATACTGAGATCCCACAGACAGCCTGTTGGTGGACATGTTGGACCCAGCCGCTATGCTGCCATAGGCTGCCCCTTGTTCATCCAGGCAGGATGTGATCTCACAGGCAGAATGTCGCCGAATGCCGCCGCTGCCAACAGAACCAGCATCCGGGTCGTACTCAGCCACCGGGGTGAGCAGAAGGGGAATGTTGTAGCTCTTTGATCTCACAACTGGATTTTTCGACAGTTGGTCCACTGGTTTGGGCCAGGACCATTGAAGGCGTTTCTCTGTGGTAAACAATCACCGCaagacaggggaggggggaatgaTTGAAGGGCCAGTAGAGGTTCTCAGTCCTATGGTCTAGGTAATAACCCAATGCCTACGACTGAGGGGATGAGATATTATGAGCGTTCCTGACTCCCTTGATACACAAAATATCCAGTGGCAAGAGTGGAAGTGCTAACTCTGGTGTCCTGGCCCTTCCCAAACAGGTGCTTGTACCAACATGGGCCCCAAGTCATCTCCTGGTCTCTCACCTGGTCTCTCATTGGATAGTTTCATTCCTCACCTCTCCACTGGGATAGGCAGTGTGGGGTGTACACACAGGCTGCTACACACCTAAAGCTGTTCCACACACTAGCATAGGATGAGGTGTGATATCCCCAACACTTACTATGCATGTTGGGTGTCTTGTAAAAGCACAATGTATTTTTTCTATTAATTATCTTTTTTTCCCTTCCTCACTGACCTAATTCACTAATTCATTTCTAAATGGAGAACAAAAGATCAGATTGCCTTCTGAGATATAGATCTGTACATCAAAACGGCAGCGATTTTGTTGCCAACAGGTGTCTCCAACACCCTCGACCTCTCCCACTCACCCAGAACACAGCACTGGGCCTCGCTCCCATCCCCAGAGTAGAGTCCGTGGGTGCCCAGGTAAGGAGACACTACCTTCTGCACTAGAGACTCCAGCCTCATGTAGTCCTCACTGGCCACCCGTTGCTCATGCACCCCCTGCGGGTGGATCAGAGAGAGCACAGTGATGTACAgtacctgtgtgcgtgcgttaggCCATGGGCCGACGCTAGGTCATCCCAGTCAGTCATGGTGATTGTGGTAGATGTCGGGGTGGAGCTATGATCGATAGGAAGATGATTACCAATGGAGCAAGGGTGGCTACCTGCAGAATTAGCAGCATCTGTGTGATGGAGGGCGGGACACGCGCCCGCGGCCGGGACAGCGCGTCGTCCAGCTTCACACTGAGGACGATGGTGTTGCGGAACTGGAGCAGGGCCAGCTGTCTCACGGAAGGCTCCTTACCCTGGatacagatggatagatggacggACAGCAGAACACATGGACAGACAACAGAACACATGGACAGACAACAGAACACATGGACAGACAACAGAATACAAGAAGAAACATCAGAAGGCATGGTCAGACAACTGAATACAAGAAATAACAGAACACATGGACAGACAACatatcacacagacagacaatagAACACACGGACATGCAACAGAACACGCAGATAGACAACACAACTGTCTAGATCCGTCCATAAAGAGATAATGATGCAGAGTGAAACCTCCTGGGATGAACTCGGgaaagggtgagggaggggaacaCGACAGGGAGGTGAGGTGGAAGGTGAATGCGATAGAGATTGGAGAGAGGGATGTGATCACAACAGGGGGATGAGTGGGGTGAAgactatgggggagggagggagggagggagggaggaggaaggtgttTCTACCTGCACTGGGTGGAAGATGGCCTGCAGCATTGACAGAACATCACAGAAGAAGAAGTCCCATGTCTCGGCCAGGGAGTCCAGTAACTTTTGACCTGAACCAATTAAATGCTAAATATGAATACGAAATAAGAAAATGCAGCGTGTTGAAGGTTTTGTTTACTTAAATTATTTCTTTCTGCTCGATATACCTTCATAGAACCTTATCTTGTCCCGAAGAATTACCATGCCCTTTGTAAGGAGTTGATTCTGTAAGGCACAGAGGATagaaattatttaattaaaaactCAGAGAAATTACATCATTGGCTTCTGTCTGGGTTTATTAGGTTAATGTTGCCGTATAGTGTGCATGCTTAAAGTGCACAACTCaacatatatacatctatatatgcCAACTTCAATAATTCTTCACTTCATCGTaaatgaagagaaagaggtttAGTGAGGAGAAAAGTGTCGATATGCTCATGCTACATGTTTGTATGACCCATGTGATGTTTCAGAGCAGCATTTTACTGTTCTTTACAGTGTTCCATTGCAACTGAGTGGATGCCAAATAATACCCTCATTGTTTATACTTATAGTAACAATCAATCAAGATGGTGTTAAAGGTTCTTACGTGGAGGTACTCAGTGAAAAAGGAGCCCAGCTCTGTCTTCAGCAGATGCCTGAGAGGAGGAATCAGAGGGAACGGCTTCACTAAGTGACTTCATGACATGACAGCTCATTGTTAGAGGAGCCGCACTGCAACACGTATGGAGAATGAAGAATAACAGGCGTCTGAGAAAGGACAAGCTTCAACTAACAGCTATTCTAGTCAAACATGTATGGGATATCTCATTTGTTGTGCCCATATCccagagagaaaaacaaaaaccctTCAAAGGGGTTTCAGAGGGTGTGTCTACATTATCCTGTGTGGGACAAGCACATGATTCAATATTTCCCTAAACATACATCACACACGAAAACAAGTTCCtgcaacaaaaatatattattataaatatattctgtgtgtgtttgtgtgtgtgtgtgtgtgtgtgtgtgtgtgtgtgtgtgtgtgtgtgtgtgtgtgtgtgcattgtgcaggcttgtgtgtgtgcgtcttacCGGACACCTTCGTTAAGGATGTAGAGGTCATTATCTGCCAGACCTTTCTTCTGGAAGACTGCTATGACCGCATTGTGAATACTGTGTTGGCAACAATAGAAGaaaacccatatatatatatacaccgaCGATGTATACCAGATGCATGTGGGTTGGTTCTTATGAATGCTCCGTGTTATCTTCCCGTTCATACTGAAAGTGAACGGATAACTCGGCTACTATGTCTTGTCAGGTAAAGGCCGTTGCTTGTTCGTCTCTGCAGAGTGCTTACCTGTTCCAGGTGGCATTGGCTCCCCccttcttctgcttctcccctcctctctcctccgagACACACTTGTCACTCTTCCCCAGCTCACTCAGACTGGGCGAGCTCATTAACTTCAACCTGTGCAGAGTCCTCATGGccgaaagaggaagggagagagagacacacacacgcaaaatatatataaatatacaagtGTTGGGCCCGAGTGAAGGAGGTCAGGTTAGATGGCAGCTGACACAGAAGAGAAACCCAAGACCATAGCCAGAGGGAAAGAAGAGAACAAAGGCATCGTggggctgcgtgtgtgtgtgtgtttccaaaaAAGGGAGGAAGAGTAAGAAAGCAtaggagagagtgtgagaaagagagagagaaagagaaagagaaagagagagagagagagagagagagagagagagagagagagagagagagagagagagagagagagagagagagagagagagagagagagatacagaagtAGGACAGGGATTCATGGTATAGGAGAGGGACCCAGTGCTGAAAGAGTGATGGGCGGAGCCAAGCCCAGCGTTGGACCTCAGTGTCCCCTACCGGCCCTCAGAAGAAGGCCGAACAATAGGCAATAACAACAGAGCAAACAATATCCAGTGATGCCGCATTCACTTCCTCCCCCGCCCTGCCCCCCCATcgcccccatctctccccctcttaatACAATAAGGCCATTGACAGGGGAGAATGTCAACATGCAGCACAGatgtgagaggaggggaggggtgggaggacGGATGCTGGCCTGCATTGGGCTGGTCACATGCACAGAGCTAGGCTAAATGAGCAGGAAGTCAGCTGGCTCTTTAACAACACACAGGGACAGGAAAGCAGGAGACACACTGTGCAAGCCCTTCCTGCTTCACTACTGCTCACCACCGcagccacaaacacactgtcCAACCAAAGACATTCCGTTTT
This genomic stretch from Gadus chalcogrammus isolate NIFS_2021 chromosome 9, NIFS_Gcha_1.0, whole genome shotgun sequence harbors:
- the LOC130389734 gene encoding transmembrane protein 60-like, whose translation is MKMSLVQRVLLSWFFALVFLIMLVLKLDSNIDWNWFLIFLPIWTFDAILILMLVARMAGRCKQALNPRDGHQNLPRTMWYLIALLLKLGFCLALCSRLEKLTDIWLSVVCIPLWTLLVGALVELGHSVFHYRRE
- the prr5a gene encoding proline-rich protein 5a isoform X1; this encodes MLDGLRRRNGSRPSPRPLSLNFTTFSGPPSSPDMDNSYHPIRRTLHRLKLMSSPSLSELGKSDKCVSEERGGEKQKKGGANATWNSIHNAVIAVFQKKGLADNDLYILNEGVRHLLKTELGSFFTEYLHNQLLTKGMVILRDKIRFYEGQKLLDSLAETWDFFFCDVLSMLQAIFHPVQGKEPSVRQLALLQFRNTIVLSVKLDDALSRPRARVPPSITQMLLILQVATLAPLGVHEQRVASEDYMRLESLVQKVVSPYLGTHGLYSGDGSEAQCCVLEKRLQWSWPKPVDQLSKNPVVRSKSYNIPLLLTPVAEYDPDAGSVGSGGIRRHSACEITSCLDEQGAAYGSIAAGSNMSTNRLSVGSQYNGLLHAGSSAVELSLCHPSSCIHPLRSAGLLHGTPATTTLSDLRRAASPSPTSGTSSPETVIGGAVDSEDSTTSEGIFIDFTPKGPESEGYGQDRQSTV
- the prr5a gene encoding proline-rich protein 5a isoform X2, which produces MLDGLRRRNGSRPSPRPLSLNFTTFSGPPSSPDMDNSYHPIRRTLHRLKLMSSPSLSELGKSDKCVSEERGGEKQKKGGANATWNSIHNAVIAVFQKKGLADNDLYILNEGVRHLLKTELGSFFTEYLHNQLLTKGMVILRDKIRFYEGQKLLDSLAETWDFFFCDVLSMLQAIFHPVQGKEPSVRQLALLQFRNTIVLSVKLDDALSRPRARVPPSITQMLLILQGVHEQRVASEDYMRLESLVQKVVSPYLGTHGLYSGDGSEAQCCVLEKRLQWSWPKPVDQLSKNPVVRSKSYNIPLLLTPVAEYDPDAGSVGSGGIRRHSACEITSCLDEQGAAYGSIAAGSNMSTNRLSVGSQYNGLLHAGSSAVELSLCHPSSCIHPLRSAGLLHGTPATTTLSDLRRAASPSPTSGTSSPETVIGGAVDSEDSTTSEGIFIDFTPKGPESEGYGQDRQSTV